One part of the Clarias gariepinus isolate MV-2021 ecotype Netherlands chromosome 24, CGAR_prim_01v2, whole genome shotgun sequence genome encodes these proteins:
- the mtnr1c gene encoding melatonin receptor type 1C has translation MAQEVNASCAECASPRPGSGALAALLIFTIVADVLGNALVILSVYRNKKLRNAGNIFVVSLSVADLVVALYPYPLALLAIFHGGWTLDAVQCQLSGFVLGLGVIGSVFNITAIAINRYCYICHTLRYERCYTRRNTCLCVSLTWLLSVVATLPNFLLGSLTYDPRVFSCTFTQTVSSSYTASVVLVHFMIPLAIVSFCYLRIWMLVIRVKGRVRARPWTRATDLRHFLTMFVVFVLFAVCWAPLNFIGLAVALDPINVAPKVPEWLFVASYFLAYFNSCLNAAVYGFLNQNFRREYKQILLSLCTPRALFHDSSRCNSDPIRSKQSPAVTNNIAVEAHL, from the exons ATGGCGCAGGAGGTGAACGCGAGCTGCGCGGAGTGCGCGTCCCCGCGGCCGGGCTCGGGCGCTCTGGCCGCCCTCCTCATCTTCACCATCGTGGCCGATGTGCTGGGAAACGCGCTGGTCATCCTGTCCGTCTACCGCAACAAGAAGCTCAGGAACGCag GTAACATCTTTGTGGTGAGCCTTTCTGTGGCCGACCTGGTGGTAGCGCTCTATCCGTATCCCCTGGCCCTGCTTGCCATCTTCCACGGCGGCTGGACGCTGGACGCAGTGCAGTGCCAGCTAAGTGGCTTTGTCCTGGGCCTCGGTGTCATCGGCTCCGTCTTCAACATCACAGCCATCGCTATCAATCGCTACTGCTACATCTGCCACACGCTACGCTACGAGCGTTGCTACACGCGTCGCAACACTTGCCTGTGCGTGAGTCTTACGTGGCTTCTGAGTGTCGTCGCAACGCTGCCCAACTTCCTGCTTGGTTCGCTGACCTACGACCCCCGTGTCTTCTCCTGCACATTCACGCAGACCGTTAGCTCTTCTTACACTGCCAGTGTGGTGCTGGTCCACTTCATGATCCCACTAGCCATCGTGTCATTCTGCTACCTGCGTATCTGGATGTTGGTGATCAGGGTCAAAGGTCGCGTGCGAGCCAGACCGTGGACACGGGCCACCGACTTGCGCCACTTTCTAACCATGTTTGTAGTGTTTGTGCTTTTTGCTGTGTGCTGGGCACCACTGAACTTCATTGGCCTGGCTGTGGCGCTGGATCCAATCAACGTGGCGCCAAAGGTACCCGAGTGGCTCTTCGTGGCCAGCTACTTCCTGGCATATTTCAACAGCTGTCTGAATGCTGCCGTCTATGGCTTCCTTAACCAGAACTTCCGCCGCGAATACAAACAGATCCTCCTCTCACTTTGCACCCCCCGAGCTCTGTTCCATGACAGCTCCCGATGCAACAGTGATCCCATTCGAAGCAAGCAGTCTCCTGCTGTGACCAACAACATCGCAGTGGAGGCTCACCTGTAA
- the vma21 gene encoding vacuolar ATPase assembly integral membrane protein vma21 has translation MQSYDKAALSSRPGPAADSRGTDGSLLAVLKTLLFFTVLMITLPIGLYFTSKKYLFEGSLGYSSNDSYFYAAILAVVAVHVVLALFVYVAWNEGSRQTREGKQD, from the exons atGCAGAGCTACGACAAGGCGGCGCTGAGCTCGAGGCCCGGACCCGCGGCGGACAGCAGGGG GACTGATGGATCTTTACTAGCCGTCCTAAAGACTCTGCTGTTCTTCACCGTCCTGATGATCACGCTGCCCATCGGACTCTACTTCACCTCCAAGAAATATCTCTTCGAAG gaTCTCTGGGTTACTCCAGCAACGACAGCTACTTCTACGCCGCCATCTTGGCCGTGGTGGCCGTGCACGTGGTCCTGGCGCTGTTTGTTTACGTGGCCTGGAACGAGGGGTCGCGGCAGACGAGGGAAGGGAAGCAGGACTGA
- the nono gene encoding non-POU domain-containing octamer-binding protein yields MQGNRGGRPDQHNHGPARQQPNMQHDRKPPGTDSNGQHTDSGEQPSPNAGLTIDLTSFKKPGEKTYTQRSRLFVGNLPAGTSEEEVEKLFSKYGKPSEIFINKDRGFGFIRLETKTLADIAKAELDDTMFRGRQIRVRFATHGAALSVKNLPQFVSNELLEESFSMFGPIERAIVIVDDRGRPTGKGIVEFANKPSARKALDRCSDGAFLLTSFPRPVTVEPMEQLDEDEGLPERIISKNPQYHKEREQPPRFAQPGSFEYEYAMRWKGLMEMEKQQFEQVDRNIKEAQEKLEQEMEAARHEHQVMLMRQDLLRRQEELRRMEEAHNQEVQKRKQLELRQEEERRRRDEELRAHTEELMRRQQGAGANFGEKREQDMRMHMGGQGLPMNRTSMGGNPTPGGAPNMAANEGAGGNAGGLPLPFPRPGPPVDFKRRRF; encoded by the exons ATGCAGGGAAACCGAGGAGGCCGTCCCGATCAGCACAACCACGGCCCGGCGAGGCAGCAGCCGAACATGCAGCACGACAGGAAGCCGCCGGGGACGGACAGCAACGGGCAGCACACGGACAGCGGCGAACAACCCAGCCCCA ATGCAGGTCTGACCATCGACCTGACGAGCTTTAAGAAGCCCGGGGAAAAGACGTACACGCAGCGCAGCCGGCTGTTTGTGGGAAACCTCCCCGCCGGAACCTCCGAAGAAGAAGTGGAGAAGCTTTTTTCCAAATATGGCAAACCCTCCGAGATCTTCATCAACAAGGACAGAGGCTTTGGGTTCATCCGCCTG GAAACCAAGACCCTCGCGGACATCGCCAAAGCCGAGCTAGATGACACAATGTTCCGGGGCCGTCAGATCCGTGTGCGTTTTGCCACCCACGGCGCCGCACTCTCAGTAAAGAACCTGCCCCAGTTCGTGTCCAATGAGCTCCTGGAGGAGTCCTTCTCTATGTTCGGCCCAATCGAGCGCGCCATCGTGATCGTCGACGATCGCGGCCGGCCCACAGGGAAGGGCATCGTGGAGTTTGCAAACAAGCCGTCGGCCAGGAAAGCCCTGGACCGGTGCTCCGACGGCGCTTTCCTCCTCACCTC GTTTCCTCGGCCTGTGACGGTGGAGCCGATGGAGCAGTTGGATGAAGATGAAGGACTTCCAGAGAGGATCATCAGCAAAAACCCACAATACCACAA AGAGCGCGAGCAGCCCCCGCGCTTTGCCCAGCCCGGCTCGTTCGAGTACGAGTACGCCATGCGCTGGAAGGGTCTGATGGAGATGGAGAAGCAGCAGTTCGAGCAGGTGGACAGGAACATCAAGGAGGCGCAGGAGAAGCTGGAGCAGGAGATGGAGGCGGCCAGACACGAGCACCAGGTCATGCTAATGAGGCAGG aTCTGTTGAGGAGGCAGGAGGAGCTGAGGCGTATGGAGGAGGCGCACAACCAGGAGGTGCAGAAGAGGAAGCAGCTGGAGCTGCGTCAGGAGGAGGAGCGTCGCCGCAGAGACGAGGAGCTCAGGGCTCACACCGAGGAGCTGATGAGGAGACAGCAAGGCGCCGGGGCGAACTTCGGCGAGAAG AGGGAGCAGGACATGAGGATGCACATGGGAG GTCAAGGCCTTCCAATGAACAGGACCTCAATGGGGGGAAACCCCACACCAGGGGGAGCACCCAACATGGCTGCCAATGAG GGAGCTGGAGGAAACGCAGGTGGACTTCCTTTGCCGTTCCCGCGTCCTGGCCCGCCTGTCGATTTCAAACGGCGCCGATTCTGA